In the genome of Staphylococcus durrellii, one region contains:
- the hemB gene encoding porphobilinogen synthase — protein sequence MEFDRHRRLRTSKTLRNLVSETHVHKEDLIYPIFVVERDNVKEEIKSMPGVYQLSLNILDEEIKEAYDLGVRAIMFFGVPDEKDAEGTGAYDHNGIVQQATRKAKALYSDLLIVADTCLCEYTDHGHCGVINEHTHDVDNDQSLPLLVKTAISQVEAGADIIAPSNMMDGFVTAIRHGLDDAGYENVPIMSYGIKYASSFFGPFRDAAESTPQFGDRKTYQMDPANRREALRELDSDLAEGADMMIVKPALSFLDIIRDVRNTTNVPVVAYNVSGEYSMTKAAALNGWIDEKAVVMEQMISMKRAGADLIVTYFAKDICRYLDEQ from the coding sequence ATGGAATTTGATAGACATAGAAGATTACGCACATCAAAAACATTAAGAAATTTAGTTAGTGAGACACATGTACACAAAGAAGATTTAATTTACCCGATATTCGTCGTTGAACGTGATAACGTTAAAGAAGAAATTAAATCAATGCCAGGCGTTTACCAACTTAGTTTGAACATTTTAGATGAAGAAATTAAAGAAGCTTATGACTTAGGTGTCAGAGCAATTATGTTTTTCGGTGTCCCTGACGAAAAAGATGCAGAAGGCACAGGAGCATATGACCATAACGGTATAGTGCAGCAGGCTACTAGAAAAGCTAAAGCACTTTATAGCGACTTATTAATTGTTGCTGATACTTGTTTATGTGAATATACTGATCACGGTCATTGCGGTGTTATAAATGAACATACACACGATGTTGATAACGATCAATCACTTCCTTTACTTGTCAAAACAGCAATTTCACAAGTAGAAGCTGGTGCTGACATTATTGCACCAAGCAATATGATGGATGGTTTTGTTACTGCGATTAGACACGGTCTTGATGATGCTGGTTATGAAAATGTACCGATTATGAGTTATGGTATTAAATATGCTTCAAGCTTTTTCGGACCATTCCGTGATGCTGCAGAATCTACACCACAATTCGGTGATCGTAAAACTTATCAAATGGACCCAGCTAACAGACGGGAAGCCCTAAGAGAACTAGATAGTGATCTAGCTGAAGGTGCTGACATGATGATAGTGAAACCTGCGTTAAGCTTTTTAGATATTATTCGTGATGTACGTAACACTACAAATGTACCAGTTGTTGCCTACAACGTAAGTGGTGAGTATAGTATGACAAAAGCTGCTGCTCTAAATGGTTGGATTGATGAAAAAGCAGTCGTAATGGAACAAATGATTTCTATGAAACGTGCTGGTGCTGACCTAATCGTCACTTATTTTGCAAAAGATATTTGTCGTTATTTAGACGAACAATAA